The following is a genomic window from Bombus fervidus isolate BK054 chromosome 10, iyBomFerv1, whole genome shotgun sequence.
tatgtatttaaagcAGAGAACGATAAGGAGTAACGACTTTGTCataagaaatttcaataaatgtttattattgCGCACTTGTTATGTACAAAATGTAATCTCATTTGGCGACGAGGGAGAAGTAGGTAAAGAAAGTGGAACGTGAATTTATAGATTAGGCTGGTCGGATTGTGGTGGATGCGTTCTGATGTATTCAAGAGCCTTTTGAATCAATGGAGAAATAGCTGGAATATGTTCGCCCTGTGGTTGGAATCCGTTATGATCGGCAACATATGTCACCTTAATTGGTGTACCATCGGGGGATACATATTGATACTGTCCTTGGGTAACAACAACGGGTGCGCTCCTTGCATCTGTCACCACTGGAGTTCCACTTTCAGAATGATGAATTCCATTATCTGTTTCGTAGGAATAAGAGTAGGATCCGTCAGGCGAAATATCTTGAGATTGTTTGACGATGACTGGTTGATGCTCAGACACATCAGCCGAAGCCATAGCCAACATAGCAACAGAGATCATTACCTAAAACAAAAGTTTcatatcttttattaatatgtccattttaaacataatattattctCATGAAGTTGTggatacgatattatattatgtacttaaatattaatacatatttagatGGATATTTAGATccaatttaatacaaaaaatcatCTACACATTTACGTTAACTGTTtactgtatttttaaattaaattatgcataaattatttaatatttaaaatgggACAAAGAAAAGTTAACAATGTTTAAGCGTTTATAGCAAATCGTTCTGTGATAATAAACATTGTAAAACGATTTTAATAAGACGAATAACTCTGGATGACGATAGGGTTAAACAACAAGAACACCGTAAAGGCTTGAACAAAGACGCTTGACATTTGCTAAAAGCCAGAAGCATAGTAAGTAAACATTTGATCAATGGACAAAAGTTCTATTAGAgagaaaatatcaatttcgCAAAAATTACTATCATAtatacttttgtatttttcggtggtgtttaatataaatttatataaaatatacattctattgcatatatacatattacatattctataatatatattattttgtttgtgaaatcatttttatagaaaatgcaACGAAGAATATAGCGTGTTTCTAAAGTTATACAAATGTAAGAagttttaataattgatagaataaaaataaaggcAATAAAGTTAATACAGtcagaaaaatgtgaaaaagaaGACTCacgagaaatttcattttgaaagATAGCTGGTTGTTACCAGATGCGAATCCAGTGGAAGAGACTGAGATTTCGAATGTGGTTTCTGTGTAACACGAATGCCCTTTTATACGAAACTTTGGACATCGCTTTCGccgaatattatattattcgaaaaagaagaagctaCAGTTGATGAGGATGAATGAAGgggagagagaaggagagagggaaagagagagagaaagagcggaaaagaaagagagagacaggaatataaaaaggaataaaaaaagatgacAAGCAGAGAACTCtgcaaaatttattcgttGGTTTGACATTTCCATGTTGCTTAAATCGATTGCTTGTATAaccaaatacatacatatattaatgtaACTTTTGACTATTATTAGCTCTACCGTATATATAGCATAGTACGTTTTAAAATCGTATGGGTTTGCATTGTTATGTATTTTAGAGCAATGTAGACATATACTCTCCATAATTATTGATATAAGACAAAATGATTGATCAAGTAGAATAGGATTATGTCTTTTTCAATCTTGTCATTTTGTTCACTGACTCGcgcatacaaatttatatttatatagagcGTCTCGTTTTAATCAAATACATATTTCGAAAAATGCAATAGCTACggataaatattttcacgtaATGACAACAAAAATGTTAAGTAAAGCATATTctcaataatttaaatttctaatttaattatttttattaacattatacaataatgtacatatatacatttgtGTGTGTGAGTGAGTGAACAAGATGAATagaatacaattataataagatatgattataaaacatatattggAATGCTATTAGATTTTTATTGCTATGTATATACCGAAAAAattactatatacatatacatgtttaATATTGATCGGGGATCGTAAAAATATCAGATGTCATGCTTGGAAATGTTATGTAACAGCCTTCCCATTCTTGAATACCTCTTTCATCTCTAGTATAGATGACCGTATACCTTTTTTTAGTTTGAGTAAAAATAACCTCGTGGCTTAAAAAAGTGTAAAAAATTCAAGCAGCTTTCACGCAACAAGTCATTACCATTTTGCTTTAATtttgttgtaaaatttataatagcaGCATTTACCCTGCGTTTTACGTGTGTACTCGTCATCGCgtgttttcatttattcacCCCACGAGAGATTTCTAACGCTAAATTCCGCAGTTAATTGGTTAATAATagttattaatttgttatctAAATCA
Proteins encoded in this region:
- the LOC139991379 gene encoding larval cuticle protein LCP-17, which encodes MKFLVMISVAMLAMASADVSEHQPVIVKQSQDISPDGSYSYSYETDNGIHHSESGTPVVTDARSAPVVVTQGQYQYVSPDGTPIKVTYVADHNGFQPQGEHIPAISPLIQKALEYIRTHPPQSDQPNL